A single region of the Anopheles funestus chromosome X, idAnoFuneDA-416_04, whole genome shotgun sequence genome encodes:
- the LOC125763744 gene encoding chaoptin isoform X1 encodes MARGDAGLEYMFKFGYTIVLVTVAIMIWASLARAREIDTQNHPPCAFNPLCSCSKSAPDLGIVNCREVLFPAVPKVINSSKVLPTGWFRTAAISYLHALTLPLQLFMLTMDRTGLRELEPYFLQSTGLYRLEITNNPLTELPDEAFYGLERSLWELVLEHNQLIDIPSRTIRDLRKLRLLSLRDNDITTVATDAFRGVESTLQTLILADNSITQLAPSTLAGLPNLETLDLSGNGLMQLDANVFRDGLGKLTKLLLADNLLQHVPYDAVSVLSRLRTLDLSRNRLQDLSLDDDEQQGPGMPGGNFRLTLDSLNLSYNEMETLPAASFTQFDTANVTVLDGNPLSMIEDNAFRSAKIRELYVRHCDLDHVQPEAFSGLENYLQVLDLSGNNLTEVADNLFRGFDNLRYLNIKDNLLRHPDQRNASPFARLNLHRLEAVGQRNQPVTLADLGSMRNLRSLTISNLPSTNLGPDDFINFSPELEELRLNRAALKVIKSHAFTHVRGLKRLDLSENRIDSIEPDAFTDVGHSLVSLRASHGLGSQLVVFPIEAFRKLTALEALDLSNNRLKAVGDTSFHLLRNLVSLELHDNQIDTLAKGTFQADIHTKLMMISLSYNNIKQLFSHTFVDLEELEALLLEDNRIETIEKRTFMNLSNLKLINLRGNRLNKIADEAFQNLPELEKLDLAYNSLTAFDFMYLDQVGSLTSLEVDVSYNKIKTLGMVENATETSGHGNREQQQQQQQQQHQPIIHSNIRSLDFTSNNISRIMPGYFRPTELSLMKLVLRDNKLSTITRELFGNMPHLHWLDLADNEITDLEYDTLRTTRKLQVLMLSHNLLTEIPAELFRNVNSLRVLELAHNSLKYLPDNLLLSEGLERLDVSHNQFTKIPVTALSNMAALSLCELDLSHNHIGAIHSIDLSNKFRSLSWLDLSHNRLVRLEDAAFATLPRLSVLNLSHNDELEVMGKAFVGLENSLIELQLANVSLSSVPELSNPSLRALKISHNDLPSIPPELAANMTSLRELDLSENDLTSVPLITHSLPNLKHLSLSGNPITTLSNTSLLGAADTLEHLDIANLNLHSIETGVLNKLHYLRSLRVSTFPALPNFNIPRILENANNLRDLWIEAAKPPSASGAVAGSTGSTTKASKPIAVVATDLRREMDGLLPHKLQSITFGGTGFSRLSDNVLKGVRSATLHFRLHNTSLVALPGNLFRHMGKPVRNVTVTIDDDNDLLQSVPNPNTAHYLALPEHVFLTELQIGGSMLNCDCEIGWIEFWQRKRRQYLCPANPWTETSLTNYFKHTTPLAYAKGSDCGDSANELRQARCSNKNNDLLLEVLKKDLECGWGSTGNRLGIVPAIAFVLVFIVLLI; translated from the exons GGCGACGCTGGACTCGAGTACATGTTTAAGTTCGGTTATACGATCGTGCTTGTCACGGTCGCCATCATGATTTGGGCGTCATTAGCTCGGGCCCGTGAAATCGACACGCAGAATCACCCGCCATGTGCATTCAACCCGTTGTGCTCCTGCTCCAAGAGTGCTCCGGATCTGGGTATCGTCAATTGCCGTGAAGTGTTGTTTCCTGCCGTACCTAAAGTCATCAATAGTTCCAAGGTATTGCCGACGGGTTGGTTCCGTACTGCAGCCATATCCTACTTACATGCCCTTACATTACCCTTACAGCTGTTTATGCTGACAATGGACAGGACGGGTTTGCGGGAGCTGGAACCATATTTCCTGCAGTCGACCGGTTTATATCGGCTGGAAATTACCAACAATCCACTTACGGAGCTACCGGACGAGGCGTTCTACGGATTGGAGCGTTCACTCTGGGAGCTAGTGCTGGAACATAACCAGCTGATAGACATACCTTCCCGTACTATTCGTGATCTGCGCAAGCTGCGTTTGTTGAGTTTGCGGGACAATGACATTACCACGGTCGCAACGGACGCCTTCCGGGGTGTGGAGAGCACCCTGCAAACTTTGATACTGGCCGACAACTCTATAACACAGCTTGCACCAAGCACTCTCGCTGGCTTGCCAAACCTCGAGACACTCGATCTGTCCGGCAATGGGTTGATGCAGCTAGACGCGAATGTTTTTCGTGATGGGCTGGGCAAGCTGACGAAGCTGCTGTTAGCGGACAATCTACTGCAACACGTCCCGTACGATGCGGTGAGCGTGCTAAGCCGTCTGCGTACACTCGATCTTTCCCGCAATCGTTTACAGGATCTGTCactggatgatgatgaacaaCAGGGTCCGGGTATGCCCGGTGGTAACTTCCGCCTGACATTAGATTCGCTGAATTTGAGCTACAACGAAATGGAAACACTGCCGGCGGCATCGTTCACACAGTTTGACACAGCGAACGTGACGGTATTGGACGGTAATCCGCTCAGCATGATCGAGGACAATGCGTTCCGTTCGGCAAAGATACGTGAACTGTATGTACGGCACTGCGATCTTGATCATGTACAGCCGGAAGCATTCTCAGGGCTGGAGAACTACCTGCAGGTGCTCGACTTGTCCGGTAACAATCTGACCGAGGTCGCCGACAATCTGTTCCGTGGGTTCGATAATTTACG aTACCTTAACATCAAAGACAACCTGTTACGTCATCCAGATCAACGGAATGCATCCCCATTCGCCCGGTTAAACCTGCACCGGCTGGAGGCAGTCGGTCAGCGGAACCAACCAGTCACGCTGGCAGACCTGGGCAGTATGCGAAACCTGCGCTCTCTTACCATCTCCAACCTTCCATCGACTAACCTAGGTCCTGACGATTTCATCAACTTTAGCCCGGAGTTGGAAGAGCTTCGTCTAAACAGAGCTGCTCTGAAAGTGATCAAATCACACGCCTTTACGCATGTTCGTGGTCTCAAACGACTCGATCTAAGCGAAAACCGTATTGACTCAATCGAACCAGACGCATTCACCGACGTCGGACATTCGCTTGTGTCGCTCCGTGCGTCCCATGGGCTCGGTTCGCAGCTGGTCGTATTTCCGATCGAAGCGTTCCGCAAGCTAACCGCACTGGAGGCACTCGATCTGAGCAACAATCGGTTGAAGGCGGTTGGTGATACCAGTTTTCATCTGCTCCGCAACCTTGTCAGTCTCGAGCTGCACGACAATCAGATCGATACGCTTGCCAAAGGTACGTTCCAGGCGGACATCCACACGaagctgatgatgatttcgCTGAGCTACAACAACATTAAGCAACTGTTTTCACACACGTTCGTTGATCTGGAGGAACTGGAGGCGCTACTGCTGGAGGACAATCGGATTGAAACGATTGAAAAGCGTACCTTTATGAACCTGAGCAATTTGAAGCTGATCAATCTGCGGGGAAATCGGCTGAACAAGATTGCAGATGAGGCGTTTCAG AATTTGCCGGAACTGGAGAAGCTGGACCTAGCATACAATTCTCTGACAGCGTTCGATTTCATGTATCTGGATCAG GTTGGTTCACTAACTTCGCTGGAGGTAGATGTGAGTTATAACAAGATAAAAACGTTGGGTATGGTTGAAAACGCCACTGAAACGTCTGGTCATGGAAACcgggagcagcagcagcagcagcaacaacaacaacatcaacccaTTATACACTCCAACATACGTTCACTCGACTTTACCAGCAATAACATCTCCCGAATCATGCCCGGCTATTTCCGTCCTACCGAGCTATCGCTAATGAAGCTAGTACTTCGTGACAACAAGCTCAGCACGATTACGCGCGAATTGTTCGGCAATATGCCACATCTGCATTGGCTCGATTTAGCCGACAACGAGATAACAGACCTGGAATATGACACGCTGCGTACTACGCGCAAACTGCAGGTACTGATGCTTTCCCACAACTTGCTGACGGAAATACCCGCCGAGCTGTTTCGCAACGTGAACAGTTTGCGTGTGCTGGAGCTAGCGCACAACAGCTTGAAGTATCTGCCGGATAATCTGCTGCTGAGCGAAGGTCTGGAACGGCTAGATGTATCGCACAATCAGTTTACGAAGATACCCGTTACTGCGCTATCCAACATGGCAGCGCTTTCCTTGTGCGAGTTGGACCTAAGCCACAACCATATCGGAGCCATCCACAGTATCGATCTGAGCAATAAATTTCGC TCACTGTCCTGGTTGGATCTGTCGCACAACCGGCTCGTACGGCTGGAAGATGCAGCCTTCGCTACACTGCCGCGACTCTCCGTACTCAACCTATCCCACAACGATGAGTTGGAAGTAATGGGCAAAGCATTTGTCGGGTTAGAAAACAGTCTGATCGAGTTACAATTGGCCAATGTTTCGCTCAGCTCCGTACCAGAGCTGTCCAATCCTTCGTTGCGTGCACTGAAAATCTCTCACAACGATCTGCCCTCGATTCCACCAGAGCTGGCCGCGAACATGACGTCCCTGAGGGAATTGGACCTGTCGGAAAATGATCTTACCAGCGTTCCACTGATAACGCACTCACTACCGAACCTGAA ACATCTTTCCCTCTCGGGTAATCCTATCACAACATTGTCCAACACGAGTTTGCTAGGAGCTGCGGACACGCTGGAACATTTGGACATAGCCAATCTTAACCTGCACTCTATCGAG ACAGGGGTGCTGAACAAACTGCACTATCTGCGCTCGCTTAGAGTATCAACTTTCCCGGCGCTTCCCAACTTTAACATCCCTCGCATACTGGAGAATGCAAATAACCTACGCGATCTTTGGATAGAAGCTGCGAAACCACCTTCCGCTTCCGGTGCAGTCGCGGGAAGCACCGGATCTACAACGAAGGCGTCGAAGCCCATCGCTGTGGTAGCTACTGATTTGCGCCGCGAAATGGACGGATTACTACCCCACAAATTGCAAAGCATTACATTCGGCGGTACTGGCTTTAGCAGGCTTTCCGATAACGTGCTGAAGGGTGTCCGTTCGGCTACGTTACACTTCCGTCTGCACAACACCTCACTAGTCGCACTGCCCGGCAATCTGTTCCGCCATATGGGCAAACCCGTACGAAACGTAACCGTAACGATTGACGATGACAACGATCTACTGCAAAGCGTACCTAACCCAAATACGGCCCATTATCTTGCCCTTCCGGAGCACGTCTTCTTGACCGAGCTGCAGATCGGTGGCAGCATGTTGAACTGCGACTGTGAGATAGG ttgGATCGAATTCTGGCAGCGGAAACGGCGTCAGTATCTGTGTCCCGCCAATCCGTGGACCGAGACGAGTCTGACCAACTACTTTAAGCACACCACTCCGTTGGCGTACGCAAAGGGTTCCGACTGTGGCGATTCGGCCAACGAGCTGCGTCAGGCTCGGTGCAGCAACAAGAACAACGATCTGCTGCTGGAGGTGTTGAAGAAGGATCTGGAGTGTGGCTGGGGCAGTACGGGCAACCGATTGGGCATCGTACCAGCGATCGCATTCGTGCTCGTGTTTATCGTACTACTCATCTGA
- the LOC125763744 gene encoding chaoptin isoform X2, translating to MARGDAGLEYMFKFGYTIVLVTVAIMIWASLARAREIDTQNHPPCAFNPLCSCSKSAPDLGIVNCREVLFPAVPKVINSSKLFMLTMDRTGLRELEPYFLQSTGLYRLEITNNPLTELPDEAFYGLERSLWELVLEHNQLIDIPSRTIRDLRKLRLLSLRDNDITTVATDAFRGVESTLQTLILADNSITQLAPSTLAGLPNLETLDLSGNGLMQLDANVFRDGLGKLTKLLLADNLLQHVPYDAVSVLSRLRTLDLSRNRLQDLSLDDDEQQGPGMPGGNFRLTLDSLNLSYNEMETLPAASFTQFDTANVTVLDGNPLSMIEDNAFRSAKIRELYVRHCDLDHVQPEAFSGLENYLQVLDLSGNNLTEVADNLFRGFDNLRYLNIKDNLLRHPDQRNASPFARLNLHRLEAVGQRNQPVTLADLGSMRNLRSLTISNLPSTNLGPDDFINFSPELEELRLNRAALKVIKSHAFTHVRGLKRLDLSENRIDSIEPDAFTDVGHSLVSLRASHGLGSQLVVFPIEAFRKLTALEALDLSNNRLKAVGDTSFHLLRNLVSLELHDNQIDTLAKGTFQADIHTKLMMISLSYNNIKQLFSHTFVDLEELEALLLEDNRIETIEKRTFMNLSNLKLINLRGNRLNKIADEAFQNLPELEKLDLAYNSLTAFDFMYLDQVGSLTSLEVDVSYNKIKTLGMVENATETSGHGNREQQQQQQQQQHQPIIHSNIRSLDFTSNNISRIMPGYFRPTELSLMKLVLRDNKLSTITRELFGNMPHLHWLDLADNEITDLEYDTLRTTRKLQVLMLSHNLLTEIPAELFRNVNSLRVLELAHNSLKYLPDNLLLSEGLERLDVSHNQFTKIPVTALSNMAALSLCELDLSHNHIGAIHSIDLSNKFRSLSWLDLSHNRLVRLEDAAFATLPRLSVLNLSHNDELEVMGKAFVGLENSLIELQLANVSLSSVPELSNPSLRALKISHNDLPSIPPELAANMTSLRELDLSENDLTSVPLITHSLPNLKHLSLSGNPITTLSNTSLLGAADTLEHLDIANLNLHSIETGVLNKLHYLRSLRVSTFPALPNFNIPRILENANNLRDLWIEAAKPPSASGAVAGSTGSTTKASKPIAVVATDLRREMDGLLPHKLQSITFGGTGFSRLSDNVLKGVRSATLHFRLHNTSLVALPGNLFRHMGKPVRNVTVTIDDDNDLLQSVPNPNTAHYLALPEHVFLTELQIGGSMLNCDCEIGWIEFWQRKRRQYLCPANPWTETSLTNYFKHTTPLAYAKGSDCGDSANELRQARCSNKNNDLLLEVLKKDLECGWGSTGNRLGIVPAIAFVLVFIVLLI from the exons GGCGACGCTGGACTCGAGTACATGTTTAAGTTCGGTTATACGATCGTGCTTGTCACGGTCGCCATCATGATTTGGGCGTCATTAGCTCGGGCCCGTGAAATCGACACGCAGAATCACCCGCCATGTGCATTCAACCCGTTGTGCTCCTGCTCCAAGAGTGCTCCGGATCTGGGTATCGTCAATTGCCGTGAAGTGTTGTTTCCTGCCGTACCTAAAGTCATCAATAGTTCCAAG CTGTTTATGCTGACAATGGACAGGACGGGTTTGCGGGAGCTGGAACCATATTTCCTGCAGTCGACCGGTTTATATCGGCTGGAAATTACCAACAATCCACTTACGGAGCTACCGGACGAGGCGTTCTACGGATTGGAGCGTTCACTCTGGGAGCTAGTGCTGGAACATAACCAGCTGATAGACATACCTTCCCGTACTATTCGTGATCTGCGCAAGCTGCGTTTGTTGAGTTTGCGGGACAATGACATTACCACGGTCGCAACGGACGCCTTCCGGGGTGTGGAGAGCACCCTGCAAACTTTGATACTGGCCGACAACTCTATAACACAGCTTGCACCAAGCACTCTCGCTGGCTTGCCAAACCTCGAGACACTCGATCTGTCCGGCAATGGGTTGATGCAGCTAGACGCGAATGTTTTTCGTGATGGGCTGGGCAAGCTGACGAAGCTGCTGTTAGCGGACAATCTACTGCAACACGTCCCGTACGATGCGGTGAGCGTGCTAAGCCGTCTGCGTACACTCGATCTTTCCCGCAATCGTTTACAGGATCTGTCactggatgatgatgaacaaCAGGGTCCGGGTATGCCCGGTGGTAACTTCCGCCTGACATTAGATTCGCTGAATTTGAGCTACAACGAAATGGAAACACTGCCGGCGGCATCGTTCACACAGTTTGACACAGCGAACGTGACGGTATTGGACGGTAATCCGCTCAGCATGATCGAGGACAATGCGTTCCGTTCGGCAAAGATACGTGAACTGTATGTACGGCACTGCGATCTTGATCATGTACAGCCGGAAGCATTCTCAGGGCTGGAGAACTACCTGCAGGTGCTCGACTTGTCCGGTAACAATCTGACCGAGGTCGCCGACAATCTGTTCCGTGGGTTCGATAATTTACG aTACCTTAACATCAAAGACAACCTGTTACGTCATCCAGATCAACGGAATGCATCCCCATTCGCCCGGTTAAACCTGCACCGGCTGGAGGCAGTCGGTCAGCGGAACCAACCAGTCACGCTGGCAGACCTGGGCAGTATGCGAAACCTGCGCTCTCTTACCATCTCCAACCTTCCATCGACTAACCTAGGTCCTGACGATTTCATCAACTTTAGCCCGGAGTTGGAAGAGCTTCGTCTAAACAGAGCTGCTCTGAAAGTGATCAAATCACACGCCTTTACGCATGTTCGTGGTCTCAAACGACTCGATCTAAGCGAAAACCGTATTGACTCAATCGAACCAGACGCATTCACCGACGTCGGACATTCGCTTGTGTCGCTCCGTGCGTCCCATGGGCTCGGTTCGCAGCTGGTCGTATTTCCGATCGAAGCGTTCCGCAAGCTAACCGCACTGGAGGCACTCGATCTGAGCAACAATCGGTTGAAGGCGGTTGGTGATACCAGTTTTCATCTGCTCCGCAACCTTGTCAGTCTCGAGCTGCACGACAATCAGATCGATACGCTTGCCAAAGGTACGTTCCAGGCGGACATCCACACGaagctgatgatgatttcgCTGAGCTACAACAACATTAAGCAACTGTTTTCACACACGTTCGTTGATCTGGAGGAACTGGAGGCGCTACTGCTGGAGGACAATCGGATTGAAACGATTGAAAAGCGTACCTTTATGAACCTGAGCAATTTGAAGCTGATCAATCTGCGGGGAAATCGGCTGAACAAGATTGCAGATGAGGCGTTTCAG AATTTGCCGGAACTGGAGAAGCTGGACCTAGCATACAATTCTCTGACAGCGTTCGATTTCATGTATCTGGATCAG GTTGGTTCACTAACTTCGCTGGAGGTAGATGTGAGTTATAACAAGATAAAAACGTTGGGTATGGTTGAAAACGCCACTGAAACGTCTGGTCATGGAAACcgggagcagcagcagcagcagcaacaacaacaacatcaacccaTTATACACTCCAACATACGTTCACTCGACTTTACCAGCAATAACATCTCCCGAATCATGCCCGGCTATTTCCGTCCTACCGAGCTATCGCTAATGAAGCTAGTACTTCGTGACAACAAGCTCAGCACGATTACGCGCGAATTGTTCGGCAATATGCCACATCTGCATTGGCTCGATTTAGCCGACAACGAGATAACAGACCTGGAATATGACACGCTGCGTACTACGCGCAAACTGCAGGTACTGATGCTTTCCCACAACTTGCTGACGGAAATACCCGCCGAGCTGTTTCGCAACGTGAACAGTTTGCGTGTGCTGGAGCTAGCGCACAACAGCTTGAAGTATCTGCCGGATAATCTGCTGCTGAGCGAAGGTCTGGAACGGCTAGATGTATCGCACAATCAGTTTACGAAGATACCCGTTACTGCGCTATCCAACATGGCAGCGCTTTCCTTGTGCGAGTTGGACCTAAGCCACAACCATATCGGAGCCATCCACAGTATCGATCTGAGCAATAAATTTCGC TCACTGTCCTGGTTGGATCTGTCGCACAACCGGCTCGTACGGCTGGAAGATGCAGCCTTCGCTACACTGCCGCGACTCTCCGTACTCAACCTATCCCACAACGATGAGTTGGAAGTAATGGGCAAAGCATTTGTCGGGTTAGAAAACAGTCTGATCGAGTTACAATTGGCCAATGTTTCGCTCAGCTCCGTACCAGAGCTGTCCAATCCTTCGTTGCGTGCACTGAAAATCTCTCACAACGATCTGCCCTCGATTCCACCAGAGCTGGCCGCGAACATGACGTCCCTGAGGGAATTGGACCTGTCGGAAAATGATCTTACCAGCGTTCCACTGATAACGCACTCACTACCGAACCTGAA ACATCTTTCCCTCTCGGGTAATCCTATCACAACATTGTCCAACACGAGTTTGCTAGGAGCTGCGGACACGCTGGAACATTTGGACATAGCCAATCTTAACCTGCACTCTATCGAG ACAGGGGTGCTGAACAAACTGCACTATCTGCGCTCGCTTAGAGTATCAACTTTCCCGGCGCTTCCCAACTTTAACATCCCTCGCATACTGGAGAATGCAAATAACCTACGCGATCTTTGGATAGAAGCTGCGAAACCACCTTCCGCTTCCGGTGCAGTCGCGGGAAGCACCGGATCTACAACGAAGGCGTCGAAGCCCATCGCTGTGGTAGCTACTGATTTGCGCCGCGAAATGGACGGATTACTACCCCACAAATTGCAAAGCATTACATTCGGCGGTACTGGCTTTAGCAGGCTTTCCGATAACGTGCTGAAGGGTGTCCGTTCGGCTACGTTACACTTCCGTCTGCACAACACCTCACTAGTCGCACTGCCCGGCAATCTGTTCCGCCATATGGGCAAACCCGTACGAAACGTAACCGTAACGATTGACGATGACAACGATCTACTGCAAAGCGTACCTAACCCAAATACGGCCCATTATCTTGCCCTTCCGGAGCACGTCTTCTTGACCGAGCTGCAGATCGGTGGCAGCATGTTGAACTGCGACTGTGAGATAGG ttgGATCGAATTCTGGCAGCGGAAACGGCGTCAGTATCTGTGTCCCGCCAATCCGTGGACCGAGACGAGTCTGACCAACTACTTTAAGCACACCACTCCGTTGGCGTACGCAAAGGGTTCCGACTGTGGCGATTCGGCCAACGAGCTGCGTCAGGCTCGGTGCAGCAACAAGAACAACGATCTGCTGCTGGAGGTGTTGAAGAAGGATCTGGAGTGTGGCTGGGGCAGTACGGGCAACCGATTGGGCATCGTACCAGCGATCGCATTCGTGCTCGTGTTTATCGTACTACTCATCTGA
- the LOC125763821 gene encoding uncharacterized protein LOC125763821, with amino-acid sequence MNILDLPNEMLVKVASFLPVKDLKSLSLTCHRFNDLAVGPVLAVKGVLWLNKVEETVNTYGEKELKKQYIDYEVLKKIKRNYHAVGIYLPVDLSSSEFVVLYRRLMTMFSMKKIIRDLHVVDSNKLHMATLYKNCSALFQTLVGLSVTVVDSPIVEDKVMGMDMPSLRWIKWNEEKFHSNMWENRCVLINLTAPKLQQAKFEMPDDMHVTNQNYRSILALKTVDQLQDLECVLGDQVVELLTNNRLPALKHLHLILEECSSSVSWDIIASNTPNLEKLKLKRNPTTIRDIAPLCSFLLYCSALTELHLEGMDISRVIEKTYLWNGIETLHLHDCFACVQRGKKVVFHLQNVRKFCASIGLTRQCQFVFDLPRVEELSLSKGNGSLDILEMPKLRTLHLGVMMRRQMTFLTSEMPALRTLILDTPSMFLPVSESNYSLLLGSGVKLTNLTVICRSAHAINELLENVNRLQPGLATLKLIGMGAVSRISRTTLRSILKLPQLKCLLMTNIQLTAAIDEPYALPRDLQRLRIRSVYTPVNSRFISMKRNQYRLGNVVERKILHHNLVNANTAQVPNYHEMHSTCDTCIDRMSSLLPDA; translated from the exons ATGAATATTTTGGACCTACCTAATGAAATGCTGGTGAAAGTAGCATCCTTTTTGCCTGTCAAGGACCTCAAATCGCTCAGCCTAACTTGTCATCGTTTCAACGACTTAGCGGTTGGCCCAGTGTTGGCGGTGAAAGGTGTACTATGGCTTAATAAGGTCGAAGAGACAGTAAATACGTATGGCGAAAAAGAGCTGAAGAAGCAGTATATTGATTACGAGGTACTGAAAAAGATCAAGCGCAATTACCATGCGGTCGGGATCTATCTGCCGGTGGATCTGTCGAGCAGCGAATTCGTAGTATTGTATCGTCGGCTAATGACAATGTTTTCGATGAAGAAGATCATACGTGACCTGCACGTCGTCGACAGCAACAAGCTGCACATGGCTACGCTGTACAAGAACTGTTCCGCGCTGTTTCAAACGCTTGTCGGACTCTCGGTAACGGTGGTCGATTCACCGATTGTGGAGGACAAGGTAATGGGCATGGACATGCCGAGCCTGCGCTGGATCAAATGGAACGAGGAAAAGTTCCACAGCAATATGTGGGAGAACCGGTGTGTGCTGATCAACCTTACCGCGCCAAAGCTGCAGCAGGCAAAGTTCGAGATGCCGGACGATATGCATGTGACAAATCAGAACTATCGCAGCATACTGGCGCTGAAAACGGTTGACCAACTTCAGGATCTGGAATGTGTGCTCGGTGATCAGGTGGTCGAACTGCTCACCAACAATCGGCTGCCGGCGTTGAAGCACCTACACCTGATACTGGAGGAGTGCAGTAGCAGTGTTAGCTGGGACATCATCGCTAGTAACACGCCAAACTTGGAAAAGCTGAAGCTGAAGCGCAATCCAACCACGATCAGAGATATAGCGCCACTGTGCTCATTTCTGTTATACTGCAGCGCGCTCACCGAGCTCCACCTCGAGGGGATGGACATCAGCAGGGTCATTGAAAAGACCTACCTGTGGAACGGTATCGAAACGCTACACCTGCACGACTGCTTCGCGTGTGTACAGCGCGGTAAGAAGGTGGTGTTTCACCTGCAGAACGTGCGCAAATTTTGCGCCAGCATAGGGCTGACCCGCCAATGTCAGTTCGTGTTCGATCTGCCGAGGGTGGAAGAATTGTCCCTTAGCAAAGGGAACGGCTCGTTGGACATTTTAGAAATGCCAAAGCTGAGAACATTGCATCTCGGTGTAATGATGCGCCGTCAAATGACGTTTCTGACAAGCGAGATGCCCGCTTTGCGTACCTTGATACTGGACACGCCGTCGATGTTTCTCCCAGTGTCGGAATCGAATTACAGTTTGCTGCTTGGTTCCGGTGTCAAGCTGACCAACTTGACGGTGATTTGCCGCAGCGCTCATGCTATTAATGAGCTGCTCGAAAACGTCAACAGGCTGCAACCGGGGCTCGCCACACTGAAGCTAATCGGGATGGGTGCGGTGTCGCGAATCAGTCGTACCACTCTCCGCTCGATACTGAAGCTGCCACAACTGAAG TGCCTGCTGATGACAAACATCCAACTGACCGCTGCGATAGACGAACCGTATGCATTGCCACGGGATCTGCAACGGTTGAGAATTCGTTCGGTCTACACACCGGTCAACTCACGCTTTATATCGATGAAGCGCAACCAGTACCGATTGGGCAACGTGGTGGAGCGCAAGATCCTTCACCATAATTTAGTTAACGCCAATACGGCCCAAGTTCCGAATTACCATGAGATGCATTCCACGTGCGATACATGTATTGACCGTATGTCTTCCCTGCTACCCGACGCTTAA